CGTCAGTAGGCTTTTTACCATATAAAAGCTAAAGCTATTTATGGAAATAACACAGTCAGTGATaaaaggtgtgttccaaagtaaacaggattttttgaatttagcgccccctggtggcgccatctacttgtcaactggtgcgttagaatctgctatctttatcgatcgtccagtgagaatttgatcacatttcatagattggaagtgaagttattgccttttcggaaaaatgcatttgcccatgaaaggaaagcgttatgcagacgttgggccattcaaaaggctagCACCGGCATaccgagctaaaacactcgttcgacatacttttggaccatgcaaaaagctgtattgaagcagaaggagactattttgaaaataaattgattttgccggaaaaaacattttttctgtttttttttttacttcctatttactttggaacgcaccttgtattatATGGTAGAAAAATGTGAGCCGATACAATAATTGTGAAACATTGACGGAAAATACTTACTAAGTTGCGGACGACAGCAGCCCTCAGAGCAATTGGTGTATCGCACTCAATACTCCAATAGATATATTCACAGGTAAATGAGcgcaaaagaaaatatatcgcCAAACTAATCAAAGACATTTTGTCGAAAACACAAGCCTATGAATGATACAAAGTCCCGTCAATGATTCGTTCTGGCCGACATTCTACCTCTTCAActgatcaaaatattaaaacagtgaaggatatggtgcttgaaaatcatctgGCAAGagttagagagatgacaagagagctaaattttttttaaaaagagtacGGTAAACAgttctctttggacatgcttccCTATGAAGGAAAGATATAAGGTTAGGTTAAATTATCGATCCCAACAGAGGTCTTGGTTCGATGTGGCACCTAGAACTGTTAAAGAACTGATCACAAAGACGCTCACAAATCAACCAACTGCCGCTGAAACTTGGGTTTATCagtttgacatgcaaagaaGTCAACAATCGTCGGAATGAGACAATTTTTCAGTCGACCGAagagacaaaacaaaatttgctcaAGGAACGGGgtgccatcccaaaaagtgctcatGAAAAGTGTTTAGAGGCATGAGCGCACATTCTGCGACCCCAGAGCCAATAGAATACGAACGAAAGAGTTTGATGATCTTCTCGGAAAACATATCAGGTTTTAACTTCCATTTAACGTATATAAACATACTATTTCATCCAATTGCCTTTGTATTAATATAGCAATATGTAATACATCTGATTAATACGAAATTACCAATATAACTTGAAATTGGTTGATGTCTTCTTCTACCCTCCACAAGACGTATCCAACAACCTACAGCATTTATTTCAGATAATAACAgctcacgaaaaaaaaaaaaatatttaaaatattttgcgcttCTTATGCTTGTATATAGTatcaataaagaaaaataataacaataattttgagCTCAAAAATAACTCACATCCCTCACCTCTTACTTTATAGCTAACATTTGAACTCTGACCAAGTCACAATTTATTTCTGCTTCATTGCGAACGCCTCATTATTAAATGCAAGCATACGTGAATAAATGTGAGCAAATGTGCATGTGTAATAAGTTTGCatgtttaatgaaaattaatgatTTCTAATGCCATAATAATATCGTCGAACAAAACAAATACCAAAGCAGCATCATCAAGTCAGCGCTGCTACAATAGCAACACCTTTttgatttgtgttttttttttttgtttttttatatttttttgtggtgtGTTCTTTTAATGCTGCTGACGTTGCTTTTAATACCACCTTTTGTTTGATGTGCTGGCATCTGCATAACAATGTTGCcaacagtaataacaacaaaaacaaaaagaacaacaatgcaacaaaggcataaacaacaacaacaccaacaaataaTAGTAATACAAAGCAGCAGAAGTTGTTTTGCTCACCGCTGCTCGTACTACACGAGTGGATGTtacgccgttgttgttgttgccgacTGTTGTTTTGTGTCATTAAAGCACGCTGCTTTGCTGCTTGCTTGTGGTGGCTTATTTGTTTCTGCAGCGACCTTGACTTTTTCGCCAAACACCAGCTGCTCAGCTGCTCAATTGCTCATCATGCTGTGCTGCGGCAACACACCTTTGTTTGCCTGATTAGTGATGCTTAGTAGATTTTCAGTtggttttcgttttatttttaagttcaaaGCTTCTTCGTTATAATATTCTTgttgtgttgcttttgtttttgctctctTTAATGTACTTCGTGCCTTTGCCACCGGCTTTGCTGCACTGTTCAACACTTTGAAGCTGCGCATCGTGTTTGcaactgcttgttgttgttgctgctgcactATTCTTGGCACTGACTGCtagtttcgattttttaagcttttccTGTGTGTGCGTGCTTCAATGCGAATGTGTTCATGTGTGTTAATTGTTTTCCTACAGCACAGTAGCATAATTTGGTATATTTTGCAGCTTCGGCAAAGCCGTTATTAAAATGTCATAATAGTGACATTTGcattctaaattaattttggaGATTAAGAATttcgatattattatttttgccaaaaataaatttatctttGTGGTGAGATTAAAGCAGCTGTGCCACGGTTgttgttatataaaatatttgaaaatgttagTAAAGGTCTAGTTTTGAAGACAAGCGCAGAAAAGTAGATAAGTTTTCTTTAACgaaaagttttaagtttttaccagaaaacttttaaaaacataattaaataccacaaaaatttaaattactaacaaaaaatttaaattagcagaaataaattaattaagactaaaaaaataaaataattaaaaatttttttctgtataaataaaacgaaaaatccaaatttttttttatgattcaaaccaaaaacaaaaaaaaaacaataaatattaaaaaaaaattaaataatgcaaaatcaacaacaagaaattgaaagaaaaacttaaaaatagtataaaaaatttaatagcaaatgaaaacaaaatattaatatatattaatttaaaaaatttaaaaatacttgaaataaaaaaattttaaatataaaaatatctgaagaaaatcgaaaaaattacacacttaaaaacaaaaatcaaaaattgatatattataaataaaactaaataatataataaaaattaagaagaattaaataatttaggaaacaacaacaaaaactaataacaaaaattaaaataataataataataaagaaacatgtaataattgaaaaaaataaataaaaaataaaaataaacaaatttttaatgaatattaatataccaaaattaacaatacaaacaaataattaaaaaaaaattatcaattagttaagcaaagcaaaataattaaataatttcaaaaaaaatagataactaaataaacataaaataatgaaaaaattaaattattggaaaacataaactaaaatattttaatattataattagaaaaaaatatagtataaacaAGGAAGacgatttaaataattccaataacattttaaagtaattaagaaatatttaaataataaaaagaaaaaaaattaattataactgCAAAAATGTTAGAAATGAATTacagattaaaaatttttaataactgaaaaaagcaaataattaaaaaaatatataattaagaaacttaataaattgaaaattaacttcaaaatagaaaaaaatgcattcaattaacaaaaaataaaaataaaaataaaaaagtattaaaatgaaaataatagatataaaataaaataatagattaaaatttaaaaacattaagaAGTTGAaagaaatctataaaaattaaaataatataaaaataagtaattgataaaatgaaaataaaaagatttatcataacaaaaaatataaataactggaataaaatcaacaacaaaaattaaaaaaatttaaataattaaataaattaaaaaagttatttaaaattaaaataaaaaaattaattaaaattaaaattatttgaaattaaaaaaaaatttagataaacgcaattttgaaaataaaaaaattaaaaaaaatttaataataacaaattaaacgcaaataattaaaaaaaatcacaaaaatttaaaataataacaacactaaaaactaaaaaataaaatttaaaaaaattaaagtaattaaaaaaatttattaactaaaaattaacttaaaaatatattgataaattttaaaaaataagagtaacaaattaataacatatttgcaaataattattatgTCTAAATGCTATGACGTTAACCCTTTCATGTCAGATTAAAAGTGGcgtagttaaaaatattttgaagccaCAGGGTTATTATTTGAGCTTTGAATATAAACTGGTATTCATTTCAAGCTTCTATCTCTGCTGGTTTTatgatttaatgaaattttgagCATTTGGATTTGGAATGCCGGTTTAACGAAATCTGCAGCTCCCTTTTCCTTCCCATTCTACCCAATGATGCTTACAATCGAAACGCATGGATTTTGGCGATTCAGAAATGTATGCAAATGAAGCTTCTGTCACTGAAGATAATGCTGGTAATACTGGAGACGCTCATTTGTGTAGTATTAGACGACTGTTGCTGCTCGTTTGCAATACTCAATTGGAAATCCAACAGCGACATATGCTTTGTATTTCCGTTTTGGTCTATGTGGTGTCGTCTATAGTACAACAGCCAACTATTCACTACTGCTGTTCATTGAAGGATATTGTTTAAGAATGTTGCGCCCTCTATGTTTAATCATTTGTTCATCAATGCTTTGCTGTTCTTCCTTGTCTATTTTGTCACATTTCTCCTTCATTTTATTCAGCAATAGACGTATTTTATAAAGTTTGTCGCAATTATTTGATTCACGTTCAGTTTGTTGAGTATTATGATTTATATGAAAAGCCTCTTTGATTTTctcaaaacaaattattaataaagAATCTGCAATAACAGATAATCTAAAGTTTGGTGGCTAAGCCATCTGCATATTTGGTCCTTCTATTACGTCCCAATACAGAAGGATACCAAATAATCATCTAATCTCAAATGGTTAACAATGTAGCGTCATACCTTTCGTTTGTTTGGAACAAAGGTTTGTTTCACTGCAAATCTTGTTTAGTATTTCATCATCAAAGTAGCCTGTGAAAtaatttattggttttattgaaCTGTTTGACAAACTAGTTCTTCTTTCCAAGCAGTGTCGCCAACGAGTAGTCGCGTGTTGCTCCACCTCGAActctcataatttttatttttttttaatactccgACACAATATTTTCTGCTTCATTTTCccattcattttaaattttctcattTTCATCTTTATTACGTCCAATTAAtctttcaatgaaatttatttcccGGTTTTCTCCCCTCCTCTTTAAGAAATCAATCGATTCCTCAATGACTGCCTCCAAATTAACTTCCTCTTCTTTCTCAGCTTCATCTACAAAATCATACCAACCGAATTCAATTATATGCTTTATTTCTGCTTCTCTAAGACCTTTTGGTTCCATTGCTAAAGAAACAATAAAGTTCGCTACTATGGACACTTGTTACTTATAAGAAACATTGTGTTTACGATATTGCTGACACAAAAGTTTTGGGGTTTTCTTATTGCCCACCATCATCTTTCTCAGCTTCAAATTTTTCCTCAAAATGTTGAACTGCTAGCAGGAATACGGCTAAAAAAGctgaataatatataaaatttaatatttcgacGTCAAGAAGATGACTGTACTGCACCTATTAGATATAAGTTAGCTCTCTCTCCCTTGTTTTGTTGAGAAGCTAtcactttaataaaaatcagTATCTTAATAAGTACTTCGATTATTTTtggtttagaaataattttttgcggAAAATCTTCTTAACCGTCTGGTAACTTTTTTCGGAGATCGCCTGGCGATCAGCGAAGAGAACAACTGaattcaaaacttttcaaaataaacaatttttatttcttttttctttacaaataataaaataaaatgctatGGATTTCTACAAAAATCGCGTTTTTTCTTCCTtacaaatggacatattttacataattacttaaggggttatatacagttaggattttcaaaaaatcgattttttttgtttttacgttttcttaatatatacacatacaaaattttaagtcgatccgacgaatattttcgaagttatagacacattagtgaaggcgcgccgactacaagtaaagtgctttcaaaactttaaactcgtttttctcgaaacggtgttttcaaagtcggtgagcaagatttctcagaaacggctgaaccgatcggtctgaaatttttacataagcttcttaaactatatttttagtaCTTAATCGAAGGATTTTCCCCatccgatgaaaatttcttattttttagaaacaattaaagacacgaattttggtcgaaaatcgaaccttttgctttgagtagacgccatttttttcaaaaaaatttttttttgctaattccttcgatcaatcactagattattttctatattaatgaaatttatctggtttttgcttttttagatgatccagtccagagatatcgtgctcaccgcaagaggccttttttttgcggacctctgcaaaattggcaatatcaacgttcccgataattatttttggcaaagaaaaaaacatgtGAATATAGTTTCAGGTTGTCATAATACTACCTgccaagtttcaaatcaataaaccaaatagtttgcttagaaaaaattcttgaaaaaatgccttttttttcgacctcctaactgtatataaccccttaaattaatttacttttctatattttttgaatttattttcttttattttcttgtcTTCTATTTtacttgatttattttattttattattatttttattattatttcattatgtttaattttacatgatcttttcattttagtttatatttttattttattttttatgttttttaattaaatttttttattttagagtattttacataaaataaaatttttgcctttttgcgtaagactatttttttaatttctccacatttttttccatttaattataataaccGTTACTTCACACATAATTGGTTCAGCATTAAGCGCAATATAAATaacatacatactcatacacatgcgtacatacatacaaaacaaGTATATCTGCTCAACTGTGCATTTACAAATGTGTGTAATTAGTTCAGCGGCAAACAAAAGCCACACTTAAAAGTCCATCAGCCCGGCTGACCAAATGAACCAGAAAGGAATATCCCCTGCCATTTCACAAATACCACATTTACTACTAATGTGCAACATTAGCTTGCATAACAACAAAATAGTGAAGAAAACAAAAGTATCGCGCACATAGCAGTAATTGTGGCTTGTACACTTGCCACCGTTATTACGctcatatttaaaatacaagtaAATGTTTTGTTGGAATTTGCGCTGCAGCAGCCTTGGCGTGGCTTTGAAAATCAACACTGTGCTTTAAATAAAGGAATAACTGTACGTATGTGTTTCATTGTGCCTCGTTTTCGCAGCACAAGCCGGCTATTTTACACTATTTGAGTGAAAATTAATAGTTGCTTAGAAATAGCATAGAAGGTTtgtccacatacatatatactatatagtattcatacacacacatacgcaccgGCATCTGCAGGTATGTAATTTTCTTGTCAACTCGGCGCTGAAAGGTGTTAATTAATTCGCCATTAATGTAAAAGCTTTGAAAGATATGCACATTATTTGCTGCTTCTGGCTTTGCTGTGCGTTCGTTGGAATGAGATTTGTGTCAAGTTTGTTGCTCAAGTCTTTTGTTTGTCGTTACTTGCAAATGTGTTGGCAGTGAAGCTTGAATTTTAGAATAGCATTGAATAAGGTTGAATTAAACGAAATGGAACTCAAGCGCGATGCCAGTatgatctctgactgttaatcgtcgattctcaagcaccaattcctttattttattgacgtgtcgACGTCGGTGATATTGATTGCCGTCCAGGACGTGGTTCGTCATCAATGCGTTCTCGACCCTTCTatactagaaaaaaataaatatgttgagTTTATTTTAATGAtcattcatataataaataaaggtgttttatgaaatttttctaaatccaaattttttatcttCAGAATCTTTTTCAATTCTGATCATAACCTCTTCTAAGAGTCGTGCCGGCTCTCCTCAACCTAATTGTGTTGCGCTGACAAGCTTCGTACCTGAAGTGGGTATAATAAAGGTTCACTACTGATCCAAATCTTCTGCAGGGAACTTCCACCAATTTCAACTCTCCAATCTACTCAGCTCCATCTAGAAGACgtttatacttgtacatacagtGATCAGGCTGTCACATAAATTTACTTTCTGATGAGAATATTTTTCAGAATTCATTTTCTAATTATCTCACGTctgtaaaatattgtattcactaaaaatattatccTGAAGCCGACGCGCTAAGGAAATTCATTCTAAAATTAAATCTCTTCCGAggtattaactaaaaaaaatatatataatttctaaCACTTCCATGaactttctgaaaaaaattaatatatcatTGTAACCCTCTTGTTTCAGTCATTTTTCGGCCGCACCTACAACAACATATCCGCCATTGCTGGTTGCAAAAACAATGGCGATTGCGTCATCAACAAAAAGAATCGCACGGCCTGCAAAGCTTGTCGCCTGCGCAAGTGCTTACTGGTAGGCATGTCCAAGAGCGGCTCACGCTACGGCCGACGTTCGAATTGGTTTAAAATACACTGTTTGCTGCAAGAGCAACAAAGTGTGCCAGGCAATGGGCCAGGCGGCGGCGGCGTTCCGGGTGGCGGTGGCAGCATAAGTGACAATAATGCTAATAGAGCAAGCTTCGAACAGTTGGCGCGTTTACATCAGCTGCAAGCGCGTCAAACCTATCAAGACAAAACGAATCCCTGCATCAAATCGGCCAGCATGTCACCAACAGCTTTGGCGCTCAGCGCTGCTGCAGCAGCTGCCGTCGCTGCGAATAGCAGAGGCTCACCACAACATAATCTACTCAGCTCAGCGGCGAAATTTCTTAATGGCGTTGCTGATAGTGGGCGGCATCACGCGCATCAACAGCAACAgttacaacagcagcaacaacagatggcgcaacaacaactacaacatagCGCGCAGCAACACCAACATCTGCATCATTTACCCGCATTCGGTTATGGCGGCAAGGCGGAGACGCGCCTCAGCGAAACACCCAGCGATTCAGGCGCGTCGTCTGCCGGCGATGCAGCAGACGATGCGCGCAGCAGCGTTTCAGGCCGTCAGGAGCGTAATTGTAATTCAGCGCAACATCTTGCTGCATTGACGTATGACGATTTAGAAGAGGCCGAGGCGCGTGAGCGTCGTCATCAACAACTGTTGCAAATTTATCGCTCGCACTCAGAACCGCTGCGCAGCCCTTTCGCGCATTTTGCGCTACCGCCGCACATATCACCGCTCGCCGCGCCACCGGGCACACTACTTTCCGCCACTAATATTGCTGGTAGTCCACCTGCTCACCTTATGCCCGCTGCTTTGAAGGAAGAAATCAAGCGCCTAAGCGAGGCGGCATCCGCCGCCGCcgcggcagcagcagcatcagcGGCGTCGGCAGCAGTAGCTGATGGCGCGTCTAACAATGATGCGCAAGAGGAGCCCATAGACTTGTCATTGAAGGGACGCGCAATCGAACGACGCTGGGCGGCAGCGCGCTCCAGCTATGAGCGGCAACTGGCGCATGGCGAAGGTAATTCCCTCACGTCCACAACACCACCGCCCTCGTCCGCGTCACCTACGGCGTTGAGTACGGCAGCGCATGCAGCGCTCTCGCATACTGTGATACACAAGCCAACTCCACTGGACTTGACATCAGTGCGCTCGCAGACGTTAACGGGTTAGGTTGGGCATGTTGTtgaaattcgtttatttttctttttaaatcttactaaaatgcatttttaaaatattaaaagctcgATACACTAATTTAAACGTTAAAATATGTATCTACACTGCACTAGTTGCTTAGCGGTGTTTTGAACtaggcatacttttaggcagtATACTATTTGTTTACAGTATTTCGTTCGTTTTAGCCAAAAAATGTGTGCACTTCTCAAACGGTTAATGTAAAATGACAAAATGTGCAAATATGATACAAAATTgtgcagaaaaaattaaaaacgcatgttaaaaaattttgaattattttttattcacttagCAAGGTTTGACTGTAATTTGCTATATGTCattaacatttcaaaaaaaaaaaacgaaagatatattttaaaaaattgtttttaatccTATCCAGTGCTgtttagatttaatttttaatttttttatataaattatttaaaatatatcaacataaaattttgtgttatatttttaaagattatttttattttttttatattttatattttaaaatttttgtgctaaaaactattcgtttttctttttatattatttttaaaaaatatttatatttctgttcattaaattttcaaaaaaattgtataatcggtttttattttattatttctctttttattaattttttcttttaaacattattttttcattatattgtgtataaatatttttactgtacAATAATTTACTTCAACTCAATATATATTCAAATGGCCAAGTCAGTCCTGAGAATTCCCTTGTGCCATAGTAAAAAACGAACAAAACTTGTGAAATACAAACGGAATATTTGGTGCCAACTTATGTacaaaaatccataaaataaTCTCGAATTgatagttaaatatttaatccCTTTGCACAACAGTTAATAAATGagaaatatataagtaaataataattatcagTTACTTAAACCTTCACTTGTTCACAAAGGTCTGCCGGACCTTACTGTCATTAAAGTgggttaaacaaaaataaaattttcacattttttatacaaaattgtacTTTCTTTAAATCGGTAATTAATCACAATAAATACAGTCACATCTAAAtcttaaatgtatatatacttaatagtgaaattatattaaaaagtgtGAGTTCACACttcaatttgtaaaaaaaattaaatattttataaataagtattaatagttttagaaaatatgtaaaaaatattttagttaattttgttttatattctcgagtttatatataacataatataaATCACTTAATTCAGAAAATTAGCTTAATTAATGCAACATTGTTTCTAGcgtaatttagttttaaaaatatcataattttattttatttttaatttacaataatgCTGTTATTTTTTACTGAGTCTCCAGTgagttttttatattgaatatttttgactattgaattaagtaaataaatttatttgcataaataactTATGAATAATaacttataattaataattttatttattttcttataagcAAATGGCAGttagagaaaaaattaattgaaaattaaaaaaaaaattaaagcaataaatattagttgcataaataaataaatatatacaaatatttgatataaaattgatttttattgttttaacttCAAAGCGGTTAAACCATGAGTTAGATCAAAGCCTCAATATAGacacaaaaatggaaaattctCTTTTTCGCGcacattttaagttttattaatttatgagAGATCTGAAAGACTGCGATCCTAACTTAAGGATTGTACCGAAAAGAAActgcaattcaatatttttcatgaaGTAGACATTTGATCACATTGTTTTATCTTTCTCCGTCAGTTGTAATATCATTTTCGCGATGCCTTGAATCAAAGAGCACATGTAGACGAATTGTGCAC
This genomic stretch from Bactrocera dorsalis isolate Fly_Bdor chromosome 5, ASM2337382v1, whole genome shotgun sequence harbors:
- the LOC105233488 gene encoding protein embryonic gonad gives rise to the protein MNQLCKVCGEPAAGFHFGAFTCEGCKSFFGRTYNNISAIAGCKNNGDCVINKKNRTACKACRLRKCLLVGMSKSGSRYGRRSNWFKIHCLLQEQQSVPGNGPGGGGVPGGGGSISDNNANRASFEQLARLHQLQARQTYQDKTNPCIKSASMSPTALALSAAAAAAVAANSRGSPQHNLLSSAAKFLNGVADSGRHHAHQQQQLQQQQQQMAQQQLQHSAQQHQHLHHLPAFGYGGKAETRLSETPSDSGASSAGDAADDARSSVSGRQERNCNSAQHLAALTYDDLEEAEARERRHQQLLQIYRSHSEPLRSPFAHFALPPHISPLAAPPGTLLSATNIAGSPPAHLMPAALKEEIKRLSEAASAAAAAAAASAASAAVADGASNNDAQEEPIDLSLKGRAIERRWAAARSSYERQLAHGEGNSLTSTTPPPSSASPTALSTAAHAALSHTVIHKPTPLDLTSVRSQTLTG